Proteins co-encoded in one Prescottella sp. R16 genomic window:
- a CDS encoding cation diffusion facilitator family transporter — MTTPHSQHGHGHGHGHTRAGFRGTLREVFAPHSHDAADSVDSALETSDIGIRAVKISLVALAITAAIQLVIVAASGSVALAADTVHNFSDALTAVPLWIAFALGRRAATRRFTYGYGRAEDLAGLFVLAMIALSAVIAGIESVRRLIDPVPIGHLGWVALAGLVGFVGNELVAVYRIRIGRRIGSVALVADGLHARTDGFTSLAVLFGAGGVALGYPIADPVIGILITIAILVVLRTATRDVFRRLMDGVDPELVSAAEKVLSGQPGVENVRSLKMRWTGHRLHADVELDVDPGLGLAEAHLVAHGAEDALTSTVPRLTTALVHAYPAHEAEIRIVR; from the coding sequence GTGACAACCCCGCACAGTCAGCACGGGCACGGGCACGGGCACGGGCACACCCGAGCCGGTTTCCGCGGAACATTGCGGGAGGTGTTCGCTCCGCACAGTCACGACGCGGCCGACAGTGTCGACTCGGCGCTGGAGACGAGCGATATCGGCATCCGGGCCGTGAAGATCAGTCTGGTGGCCCTGGCGATCACCGCGGCGATCCAGCTCGTCATCGTCGCGGCTTCCGGGTCCGTCGCGCTCGCCGCGGACACCGTTCACAATTTCTCCGACGCCCTGACCGCTGTGCCGTTATGGATCGCGTTCGCGCTCGGACGCCGTGCCGCGACCAGGAGATTCACGTACGGTTACGGCCGCGCCGAAGACCTCGCCGGACTGTTCGTCCTGGCGATGATCGCCCTGTCTGCCGTGATCGCCGGCATCGAATCGGTCCGGCGCCTGATCGACCCGGTCCCGATCGGACATCTCGGCTGGGTCGCACTCGCGGGTCTCGTCGGGTTCGTCGGCAACGAACTCGTCGCCGTCTATCGCATCCGCATCGGACGCCGCATCGGATCGGTCGCGCTGGTCGCCGACGGACTGCACGCTCGTACGGACGGATTCACTTCGCTCGCAGTGTTGTTCGGCGCAGGTGGTGTCGCCCTCGGATACCCGATCGCCGACCCGGTCATCGGCATCCTCATCACCATCGCAATCCTCGTGGTCCTGCGTACCGCCACCCGCGACGTCTTCCGGCGTCTGATGGACGGCGTCGACCCCGAGCTCGTCTCGGCGGCCGAAAAGGTGCTGTCCGGTCAGCCCGGAGTGGAGAACGTCCGCAGCCTGAAAATGCGCTGGACAGGTCACCGGCTGCACGCCGACGTCGAACTCGACGTCGACCCCGGGCTCGGGCTCGCCGAGGCGCACCTCGTCGCACACGGCGCCGAGGATGCCCTGACCTCGACGGTTCCACGTCTCACGACAGCACTGGTGCATGCCTATCCCGCTCACGAAGCCGAGATACGTATCGTTCGCTGA
- a CDS encoding MarR family winged helix-turn-helix transcriptional regulator translates to MPSPLPLDPIEEAHRQWTDHGWGAVADGMAAVTSVVRAQQIMMARVEETLKPFGLTFSRYELLTLLTFTRSGALPMAKASARLQVHPTSVTNAVDRLEKAGLVRRVPHPTDRRATLVEITDAGRDLSRRATEALNAAVFADPGLAPDKIDTLIRILTELRVRAGDFDTGEQPGKWH, encoded by the coding sequence ATGCCGTCACCGTTGCCTCTGGATCCGATCGAGGAAGCGCACCGCCAGTGGACCGACCACGGCTGGGGTGCAGTCGCCGACGGCATGGCCGCGGTCACGTCGGTGGTGCGGGCACAGCAGATCATGATGGCCCGGGTCGAGGAAACCCTCAAACCGTTCGGGCTCACCTTCTCCCGCTACGAACTGCTCACTCTGCTGACGTTCACCCGCAGCGGCGCCCTCCCCATGGCGAAGGCCAGTGCTCGCCTGCAAGTCCACCCCACCAGCGTCACCAACGCCGTCGACCGCCTCGAAAAAGCCGGCCTCGTCCGCCGTGTCCCCCACCCCACCGACCGGCGCGCCACCCTCGTCGAAATCACCGATGCCGGACGTGATCTGTCCCGCCGCGCCACCGAAGCACTCAACGCCGCCGTCTTCGCCGACCCCGGTCTCGCCCCCGACAAAATCGATACCCTCATCCGCATCCTCACCGAACTACGCGTGCGCGCAGGCGATTTCGACACCGGTGAGCAGCCGGGCAAGTGGCACTGA
- a CDS encoding antibiotic biosynthesis monooxygenase encodes MILEHALLTVRAGLEADFETAFAEAKSIISAMPGFERLTLSRCIERPGTYLLLVEWETLDDHVEGFRGSPEYARWRRLLHHFYDPFPLVEHYEQVLATPA; translated from the coding sequence ATGATCCTCGAACATGCGCTGTTGACTGTCCGTGCCGGCCTCGAAGCCGACTTCGAGACGGCGTTCGCGGAGGCGAAGTCGATCATCTCGGCGATGCCGGGGTTCGAGCGACTGACGTTGTCGCGGTGCATCGAACGGCCGGGAACGTATCTGTTGCTCGTCGAGTGGGAGACGCTGGACGATCACGTCGAGGGCTTTCGCGGCTCCCCGGAGTACGCGCGGTGGCGTCGACTGCTGCACCACTTCTACGACCCGTTCCCGCTCGTCGAACACTACGAACAGGTGCTCGCCACGCCCGCGTAG
- a CDS encoding dihydrofolate reductase family protein yields MGTLIYSFTVSVDGYIADAQGSIDWSAPSEELHRYWNDFERETALSFYGRRLYELMSAYWPTADEAPDATPLIVDFARIWRSMPKVVFSHTLESVGWNSRLERGDPVEVVTKLKAETDGTLEVAGATLAAPIVRAGLVDEYRIVVAPTIVGGGTRFLPTLPSWISLQLLENRTFPGGTVLLRYAAKHD; encoded by the coding sequence ATGGGCACACTCATCTACAGCTTCACCGTGTCGGTGGACGGGTACATCGCCGATGCACAGGGCAGTATCGACTGGAGCGCTCCGAGCGAAGAACTGCACCGGTATTGGAACGACTTCGAGCGGGAGACCGCCCTGTCGTTCTACGGGCGGCGACTCTACGAACTGATGTCCGCGTACTGGCCGACTGCCGACGAAGCCCCGGACGCCACCCCGCTGATCGTCGACTTCGCCCGCATCTGGCGCAGCATGCCCAAGGTCGTGTTCTCGCACACCCTGGAGTCCGTCGGCTGGAACTCCCGCCTGGAACGTGGCGACCCGGTCGAGGTGGTGACGAAACTGAAAGCCGAAACCGACGGCACACTGGAGGTGGCCGGTGCCACACTGGCCGCGCCGATCGTGCGGGCCGGACTGGTGGACGAGTACCGGATCGTGGTCGCGCCCACCATCGTGGGCGGCGGCACCCGGTTCCTCCCGACGCTCCCGTCGTGGATCTCGTTGCAATTGTTGGAGAACCGTACCTTCCCGGGCGGCACGGTCCTCCTGCGCTACGCGGCGAAACACGACTGA
- a CDS encoding alpha/beta hydrolase domain-containing protein, whose product MFLHARRFDTDNPSTAGVHGTPATATSVDLTAAGYLEQEFFLSGTATSYREDGDWGPDGRWPVTESGQAPYRTRLLVRRPADPARFNGTVVVEWLNVSGGVDVDVDFGYMHAELLQGYAWVGVSAQAAGVNSTGGSPLGPAAVGLKAWNPQRYGPLHHPGDAYSYDIFSQAGTSLRAPRGADPLAGLDVEHVIAVGQSQSAMRMLTYANAIHLHDEVFDGIVVHSRAGFGAPLGSGTGIPALDGPDGPDVVSPARVRTDLDVPVFQIVTETELFELGGTPERSFVAARQPDTDRIRTWEIAGAAHSDAHSLRILYPQYTAQFGTIRDLAAVVPIVNDGQQAEVVSAALRAMRAWVVDGVAPASAEPIETRSGAIVRDRHGNAVGGVRTPAVEAPVASLTGESVHVPNNGATVRLDAETLAELYPAPDGRVAAVTAAVDRAVTAGFLRFEDGRALVSESRTSQL is encoded by the coding sequence ATGTTCCTGCACGCACGACGATTCGATACCGACAATCCCTCGACTGCAGGGGTCCACGGCACACCGGCCACCGCGACGTCCGTCGACCTGACGGCCGCCGGGTATCTCGAGCAGGAGTTCTTCCTCAGTGGGACGGCCACGTCGTACCGCGAGGACGGCGACTGGGGGCCGGACGGGCGGTGGCCGGTCACCGAATCGGGGCAGGCGCCGTACCGGACGCGGCTGCTGGTGCGGCGTCCCGCCGATCCGGCACGGTTCAACGGCACCGTGGTGGTGGAGTGGCTCAACGTGAGCGGCGGCGTCGACGTGGACGTCGACTTCGGTTACATGCACGCGGAACTACTGCAGGGCTATGCGTGGGTGGGGGTGTCGGCGCAGGCCGCCGGGGTGAACAGCACCGGCGGCAGCCCGCTCGGTCCCGCGGCCGTCGGACTCAAGGCCTGGAATCCGCAGCGGTACGGCCCGCTGCACCATCCCGGTGACGCGTACTCGTACGACATCTTCTCCCAGGCCGGCACCTCGCTGAGGGCCCCGCGCGGCGCGGATCCGCTCGCCGGACTGGACGTCGAGCACGTGATCGCCGTCGGGCAGTCGCAGTCGGCGATGCGCATGCTCACCTACGCCAATGCGATCCATCTCCACGACGAGGTGTTCGACGGCATCGTGGTCCACAGTCGGGCGGGATTCGGGGCGCCGCTCGGCTCCGGTACCGGGATTCCGGCGCTCGACGGACCGGACGGGCCCGATGTCGTCTCCCCCGCTCGGGTGCGTACCGACCTCGACGTGCCGGTGTTCCAGATCGTCACCGAGACCGAACTGTTCGAGCTCGGTGGCACCCCCGAACGGTCGTTCGTCGCGGCCCGGCAGCCCGACACCGACCGGATCCGGACGTGGGAGATCGCGGGGGCCGCCCACTCCGACGCGCACTCGTTGCGGATCCTGTACCCGCAGTACACGGCCCAGTTCGGCACGATCCGGGACCTGGCGGCGGTCGTTCCGATCGTCAACGACGGTCAGCAGGCCGAGGTGGTGTCGGCGGCGCTGCGGGCGATGCGGGCGTGGGTGGTCGACGGGGTCGCACCGGCGTCGGCGGAGCCGATCGAGACGAGGAGCGGGGCGATCGTGCGGGACCGGCACGGCAACGCGGTCGGCGGGGTCCGGACACCGGCCGTCGAGGCTCCGGTGGCGTCACTGACCGGGGAGAGCGTGCACGTGCCGAACAACGGGGCCACCGTGCGACTGGACGCGGAGACACTCGCGGAGCTGTATCCGGCTCCGGACGGTCGTGTCGCGGCGGTGACGGCCGCCGTCGATCGGGCTGTCACCGCGGGCTTCCTGCGCTTCGAGGACGGGCGGGCCCTCGTGTCGGAGTCACGTACGTCACAGTTGTGA
- a CDS encoding metalloregulator ArsR/SmtB family transcription factor: MYANNGPCRRRLDDDQVGLVVEVFRMLADGTRVRLLWALIDRELSVTELAEHVGKAAPSVSQHLAKLRMARLVRTRREGTTIFYSLENEHIRQLVTDAVFNAEHAGPGVPGHHRADAGLHALHEGSAGESTQQTEAL, from the coding sequence ATGTACGCAAATAATGGACCTTGTCGGCGGCGGCTCGACGACGACCAGGTCGGCCTGGTGGTCGAGGTGTTCCGCATGCTCGCCGACGGCACCCGCGTCCGATTGTTGTGGGCGTTGATCGATCGGGAGTTGTCGGTGACCGAGCTGGCCGAGCACGTGGGCAAGGCCGCCCCCTCGGTGTCGCAGCATCTGGCAAAACTGCGGATGGCACGGCTGGTGCGGACCCGACGCGAGGGAACGACGATCTTCTACAGCCTCGAGAACGAACACATCAGACAACTGGTGACGGACGCGGTGTTCAACGCCGAGCACGCCGGCCCGGGTGTACCGGGACACCACCGGGCCGACGCAGGTCTGCACGCCCTGCACGAGGGCTCGGCCGGCGAGTCCACACAGCAGACGGAGGCACTGTGA